AGCGGTATGTGAGGTCGCTCCTCCAGTACGGGTAATAAAGCCGATAACCAAGGCAGGGTCCAGCTGTACCGTATCCGACGGCGCCAAATCATCAGCGACCAAGATAACCGGTTCGGTGATTCCCGTAAAGTCACGCGATTGTCCTGGCAACAAGCAGGCGAGAAGACGATTACCGATATCGCGAATGTCCGCGGCGCGTTCCTTCATATAATCATTGTTCATGCCTTCCAACATGGAAGCGACCTGGCTCACAATTTCGGCAACGGCACTTGGCGCTGGCTCCAGCTTCTCTCGGACTCTTGCCTCCATCTTCGGATAGAAGGCAGGATCGTCCAGAAGCTTCCGCTGTCCCGCAAGAATGCCGGCTTGCTCTTCGCCCACGGCTTCCTTCGCTCTCTCCGTTAGCTTCTCCAATTGTTCCGCACAGCCTGCTTTGGCTTCACGGAGCTTAATAAGCTCTGCATCGATTGCGGCCGGGGTATCCGGAATAAGCTTCTCTTCGAGGCTGCTGTCACTGCTGGTCCCTAGCGAAGGCTTGTAAATGAATGCCTTAGCGATCCGGATTCCCTCCGATACGCCGATTCCTTCTATATGCAGCCTCTTCATCAGGCTTCACCAAACTTGCTTTCGACTAACTGTATCAGCGCTTCGACTACCTCTTGTTCTCCATCTCCGTTAGCTTCGATGGTCACGACAGCTCCTTGCTCAACGCCGAGCGTCATCAGCTCCAGCATGCTTTTGCAATCCGCGGTGCGTCCTTCGTTAGTCTTCAGATGAACCTCTGCTCCAAACTGTCCTGCTTTTTCCGAGAAAAGCTGAGCTGGACGGACATGAAAGCCTTGCTCATTCTGTATGGTTACGGTTTGTGCGAACATGTCTTTCCTCCTCTATGTCAGACCTCGTATATTTTCTTTACTGCTCGGTACATCCTGATCATGCCAATAAAGCGATCCGTCCTTTATAAGCCTCAACCAACGCGTTGTTGTGTTCGTCGGAACCATCGATATTTCCGCTGAGAAATACAGGGGGCTTGAAGCCTTGTTCAATCATAATCTCAATAGATTCTGCGAACAGGGAGTTCAATATGAGCGCCCCGACGACCGTCGAGCTCGGCGTGAAAGGCACCTGGAGGCCCGGATGGCTCAATACGGCATCTCCCTTAACCGAGAAATTATCGATTACCAGATCAACGGCATCGGCCAGATGCTTGCCGCTGCTGTGCCGGGACGGCATGCTTTTGGAATATTCCAGTGAGGTAATGCCTACAGTAAAGGCCCCCTTCTCCTTCGCCATCAAAGCGACATCCACGGGAACGGGATTTCGGCCCGAAGTGGACAGTACGAAGACAACCTCGCCCTCGCGGATATCCTGCTCCTTCATAAATTCGACAGCAAGGTCGTTTTGTCTTTCCAGCTCTGACGAACGGACCGCGCCTTCGTGAAGCATCAGCTTCTCGACCAGGATCGGGCGAATCGGTACGAGTCCGCCTGCTCGGTAAAAGACTTCTTCGGTCAATATATGCGAATGTCCACAGCCAAATAAGTGTATAATACCACCTTGCTGAATACAGGCAGCCACTTTCTCTGCCGCTTCACGGATCGACTTTGCCTGCTCTGTACGGACTTTGTCTAACAACCCGCCAATCACATCAAAATAGGTGTTCATCATCGTCTCTTTCACCTCGTTGTTCTTGTAGTTACAATGCTATCTGTTCTCTTCCGGTTGATGATCCGTTGACAATGCTCTTTTAGCCCGGAGCACCATCTCGGCCATCACTTCCAGGCTGCGCTCGATAATCTTCTCCCCCTTCTCCCTCGTTGCCAGCGTTGCATCCCCGAGTACGGCAGAGGAAGTCATTTCCTCCCACGGTGTTGGCGTGCAATCCGCTTCGATCGGGATATGCGGGGCGCCATCGATCGCTTTGCTCATGTCCACGTACTCGCCCGCAAGATAGAGCATGTAGGATGTTTCGATTTCATCGGCATGCATATAGCTCGCGTGTGCAGCCGAAGCTTCCCGTACCGAAGCCGTTACTTCCTT
Above is a window of Paenibacillus sp. FSL K6-1330 DNA encoding:
- a CDS encoding HPr family phosphocarrier protein — encoded protein: MFAQTVTIQNEQGFHVRPAQLFSEKAGQFGAEVHLKTNEGRTADCKSMLELMTLGVEQGAVVTIEANGDGEQEVVEALIQLVESKFGEA
- a CDS encoding SIS domain-containing protein, yielding MMNTYFDVIGGLLDKVRTEQAKSIREAAEKVAACIQQGGIIHLFGCGHSHILTEEVFYRAGGLVPIRPILVEKLMLHEGAVRSSELERQNDLAVEFMKEQDIREGEVVFVLSTSGRNPVPVDVALMAKEKGAFTVGITSLEYSKSMPSRHSSGKHLADAVDLVIDNFSVKGDAVLSHPGLQVPFTPSSTVVGALILNSLFAESIEIMIEQGFKPPVFLSGNIDGSDEHNNALVEAYKGRIALLA